From Terriglobales bacterium:
CTCGCTCTCGCGCATCAAGATTGTGGCCGCCGACACCGACCTTACGCCCATCGACATCGGCTCGTATTCCAGCCGCGTCACTTTCATGGCCGGCAACGCCACCATGCGGGCCGCGGACGAGGTGAAGAAACAGATCGTCGCTGCCGCCGCGCGCAAGATGAACTGCGCTGCCGCCGACGTGGTGATGCGCAACGACCTGGTCTTCAAGCAGGGCATGGCGGAGAGCGCCGCGCAGACCGCCGTTGAGATAAATGTCCGCGTCGCCCGCGAGCAGGCTGCGGGCCGCGTTGAGGAAGGCCAGATCCTGCGGGGCTCGCTGCAACAGAAACGCAAGGAAGAAGGCCCGAAGGACTGGATGACCTTCGAGGAAGCGGTGGTCACAGCCATCGACTTCCACGGCGCCCTCACTGGCACCGGCTCCTATGCGCCGCCGCAGGAAGCGCGCGGCGGCAAGCACAAAGGCGCGGGCGTGGGGCCGTCGCCGGCGTACTCCTATGCCGCGCAGGTGGCCGAAGTCAGCGTGGACGAAGACACCGGCGTGGTCACGGTACACAAGATCTGGGCCGCGCACGATTGCGGCCGCGCCCTTAACCCGGTCTCGGTCGAGGGCCAGGTGATCGGTTCGGTGTGGATGGGTCTGGGCCAGGCGCTCCAGGAAGAGATGGTCTGGAAAGACGGCCTGCTGATGAATCCCGGCCTGCTCGAATACCGCTCACCCTCGGCAGTCGAGTCGCCGGAAGTCGAATGCATCATCGTGGAGAGCGTGGACCCGGAAGGTCCCTTCGGCGCCAAGGAATGCAGCGAGGGCTCCCTTGCCGCGACCATCCCCGCGATTGCCAACGCCATTTACGACGCCGTGGGGATTCGCCTGCATGAAGCGCCATTCACGCCCGAGCGGGTGCTGGCGGCGCTGCGCGCCCAAAAGGGCGCAAAGAAGCTCGACCTGACGGAAGGCGTCGATCCGGAGGCCCCAACCAGGTTCCGCGAGCACGGCGGCGCACTCTGGTATCGGGGCAAGGGCCCGGAGCGCCACCCAGCCGATCCGGCGCGGCGGGAAGCGTCCCAAGCTGGGGGAGGTGACGATTGAGCCTCCCTGAGTTCAAGCTGCTGCGCCCTCGCACCGTGACGGAGGCGGTCGAGCTGCTGGGCAAGCACGCGCCCAGCATTCAGGTCATTGCCGGCGGCACGGATCTGATTCCCTCGCTGCGCCAGCGGCTGTTTGCGCCGCGCTATGTGCTCGACATCCGCGGCATCGCCGAACTCAACGGCATTCGTGTCGTTCCCGGGCAGGGCGTGGAGATCGGCGCGCTCACCACCCTGACCGGCATCGAGGACTCCGAATTCCTGCGGCGCAACTATCCCGTGCTGCGCGAGGCGGCCATCACCGTGGCCTCGCCTATCCTGCGCAACATGGGGACGATCGGCGGCAACATCTGCCTGGACACGCGCTGCCTCTGGTACAACCAGTCGCTGGCCTGGCGGAAGTCATGCGGCTTCTGCATCAAGAAGGATGGCGACCTCTGCCACGTAGCGCCGGGTGGCACCAAGTGCTGGGCAGCCTTCTCCGGCGACACGCCTCCCGCCCTGCTCTGCCTGGAGGCGGAGATCGAGATCG
This genomic window contains:
- a CDS encoding FAD binding domain-containing protein, which produces MSLPEFKLLRPRTVTEAVELLGKHAPSIQVIAGGTDLIPSLRQRLFAPRYVLDIRGIAELNGIRVVPGQGVEIGALTTLTGIEDSEFLRRNYPVLREAAITVASPILRNMGTIGGNICLDTRCLWYNQSLAWRKSCGFCIKKDGDLCHVAPGGTKCWAAFSGDTPPALLCLEAEIEIAGPRGTRRLPLRDFYTNLGDARIKCERDELLTRVFLPEAMAGWRGAYLKLRIRGSIDYPLAGVAVALKGSNGTVEDARVAITAVNPAPHLVPHAGSALAGKKVDEHVAEVVGELTARTAKPLTTSALTPEYRREMIRIFAKRAVLAAARGQRG
- a CDS encoding molybdopterin cofactor-binding domain-containing protein, translated to VPYYLQHKLSIVLEMPMAQIRVIKPLVGGGFGGKSEVIPLEIIAAVATRAARAPVKITYTREEVFWAHRGRPRTIIDLKTGVKRDGRITAVAAKVIQDGGAYCSYGVVTILYSGALLGALYDIPHIRYDGYRVLTNKPACGAMRGHGTVNVRFAFESQLDEIAAALKLDPAEIRRVNLLQPPCVTVNGLRVQSYGLPECIERVVERSAWLQRRGKLGRGRGLGLGCSHYVSGAANSIIRSDMPHSTVNIKVDRDGGVVVYTGASEIGQGSDTMTAQIAAEVLGCSLSRIKIVAADTDLTPIDIGSYSSRVTFMAGNATMRAADEVKKQIVAAAARKMNCAAADVVMRNDLVFKQGMAESAAQTAVEINVRVAREQAAGRVEEGQILRGSLQQKRKEEGPKDWMTFEEAVVTAIDFHGALTGTGSYAPPQEARGGKHKGAGVGPSPAYSYAAQVAEVSVDEDTGVVTVHKIWAAHDCGRALNPVSVEGQVIGSVWMGLGQALQEEMVWKDGLLMNPGLLEYRSPSAVESPEVECIIVESVDPEGPFGAKECSEGSLAATIPAIANAIYDAVGIRLHEAPFTPERVLAALRAQKGAKKLDLTEGVDPEAPTRFREHGGALWYRGKGPERHPADPARREASQAGGGDD